The Amphiprion ocellaris isolate individual 3 ecotype Okinawa chromosome 6, ASM2253959v1, whole genome shotgun sequence genome contains a region encoding:
- the myo1ha gene encoding unconventional myosin-Ih: MQGQLDMEGALTARDRVGIQDFVLLDETTEAAFLTNLKKRFSKDLIYTYVGTLIVSVNPYKELDIYNKKQMDTYMGVNFFELPPHIYALADNAYHTMLTEFNNHFILISGESGAGKTEASKKILQYYAVSCPSTTLLNTVRDKMLMSNPVLEAFGNAKTLKNDNSSRFGKYMDIQFNSEGDAVGGHILNYLLEKSRVVHQNHGERNFHIFYQLVEGGADDLLRQLGLERDVQHYNYLTQGECAIVSSINDRNDWKTVKNALQVINFDEINTNHLFGIVASVLHLGNIQFDSDSKGHALLNNNTELHWVSDLLGVDAQSLQEGLTFRKIEARKDQVLTPFTIDHAIYARDALAKAIYGQTFTWLVNRINESMENKDPSRKTVIGLLDIYGFEVFYVNSFEQFCINYCNEKLQQLFIQLTLKAEQDEYEAENIEWEPVQFFNNKIICDLVEEKHRGIISILDEECLRPGDATDLTFLERLEDKMGNHPHFVTHKLADKMTRKTLERGDFRLLHYAGEVTYCVVGFLDKNNDLLYRNIKDLMCQSKNAIVKECFSTMDPDSRKRPETVATHFKSSLLKLTEILMAKEAWYIRCLKSNESKQPGQFDEALIRHQVKYLGLMEHLRVRRAGFAYRRKFDVFLKRYKPLCPATWPHWRGEPADGVEVLVQHLGYLPHEYKMGRTKIFIRHPRTLYATEDAYEKCKHELATRLQAKYKGYRAKGEFKKQKEAATKIETCWRGVQARKEKEKRAWAVKVIKKFIKGYMTRGQAKTTDNSEYLAFVRQSYLNRLKEKLPKTVLDKTTWLTPPVVLQETSEILRKLHYRLMVRKYVRGITPQKKAQLQLKATASSIFKGQKDSYPQSVAQPFVDTRISEQEVNMRVLQMIRNEHIKYSVPVIKYDRNGFKPRPRQLILTQTAAYVIEEAKIKQRVLYTSLKGISVSNLTDDIIVFHITCEDPKQKGDLVMQCNHLFEFLTKLSVIAKKQNVIQVVKGSIKIEIQAGKESAVDFTTGQEPMVYKAKNGHLMVVATRARTR, from the exons ATGCAG GGTCAACTCGACATGGAGGGGGCCCTGACGGCCAGGGACCGAGTGGGAATCCAGGACTTTGTCCTTCTGGATGAAACCACAGAGGCAGCCTTTCTCACCAACTTAAAGAAACGCTTCAGCAAGGATCTCATCTAT ACTTACGTTGGCACTTTAATAGTGTCTGTCAATCCCTACAAAGAGCTGGACATCTACAATAAGAAACAGATGGATACCTACATGGGAGTCAACTTTTTTGAGCTTCCACCTCACAT CTACGCCTTGGCAGATAATGCCTACCACACTATGCTGACAGAATTCAACAATCACTTCATTCTCATCTCTGGGGAGAGTGGAGCAGGGAAAACGGAAGCCTCCAAGAAGATCCTGCAGTATTATGCTGTCAGTTGTCCCAGCACCACTCTACTAAACACTGTCAGAGACAAAATGCTCATGTCCAACCCTGTCCTGGAG GCTTTTGGGAATgccaaaacactaaaaaatgaCAACTCAAGTCGGTTTGGGAAGTATATGGACATTCAGTTTAATAGCGAG GGGGATGCTGTCGGAGGCCATATCCTGAACTACCTGCTGGAGAAGTCAAGGGTTGTGCATCAGAATCACGGTGAGAGAAACTTCCACATCTTCTATCAGCTGGTGGAGGGAGGAGCGGATGACTTGCTGCGCCAGCTGGGCCTGGAGAGAGACGTCCAGCATTACAACTATCTAACGCAA GGAGAGTGTGCCATTGTGTCTTCCATTAATGACAGAAATGActggaaaacagtcaagaaTGCACTGCAAGTCATCAACTTTGATGAGATTAACACTAAT CACTTGTTTGGGATCGTTGCGAGTGTTCTCCACTTGGGCAACATTCAGTTTGACTCTGACAGTAAAGGCCATGCCCTCCTGAACAACAACACAGAGCTGCACTGGGTCTCAGAT CTACTAGGTGTGGATGCCCAGAGTCTCCAAGAGGGATTAACGTTCAGGAAGATTGAAGCCAGAAAAGATCAG GTCCTCACCCCATTCACAATTGATCACGCCATCTATGCCAGAGACGCCCTGGCCAAAGCCATCTACGGACAGACCTTCACATGGCTGGTCAACAGGATCAATGAGTCCATGGAGAACAAG gaTCCCTCACGGAAGACTGTCATAGGGCTTTTGGACATATATGGATTTGAGGTTTTCTATGTAAACAG CTTTGAGCAGTTCTGTATAAACTACTGCAatgaaaagctgcagcagctttttatccaGCTGACACTGAAAGCTGAGCAGGACGAATATGAAGCAGAAAACATTGAG TGGGAGCCAGTTCAGTTCTTCAACAACAAGATCATCTGTGACCTGGTTGAGGAGAAACACAGAGGAATCATATCTATACTG GATGAGGAGTGTCTCAGGCCAGGAGATGCTACAGATCTCACCTTCCTGGAGAGACTGGAAGATAAAATGGGAAATCACCCCCACTTTGTCAC GCACAAACTGGCTGACAAAATGACACGTAAGACTCTGGAGAGGGGAGATTTCCGTCTCTTGCATTATGCTGGGGAGGTCACCTACTGCGTTGTGG GTTTCCTGGACAAAAATAATGACCTGTTGTATAGAAACATAAAAGAT CTGATGTGTCAgtctaaaaatgccatagtcAAAGAGTGCTTCTCCACCATGGATCCGGACAGCAGGAAAAGACCAGAAACA GTGGCGACCCACTTTAAGAGCAGCCTGCTAAAGCTGACAGAGATCCTCATGGCTAAAGAGGCCTGGTACATACGTTGCCTGAAATCTAATgagtccaagcagccag GTCAGTTTGATGAAGCACTGATCAGGCACCAGGTGAAGTATCTGGGTCTGATGGAGCATCTCAGAGTCAGACGAGCTGGTTTTGCTTACAGACGCAAATTTGATGTCTTCTTGAAGAG ATATAAGCCCCTGTGTCCTGCCACCTGGCCACACTGGAGAGGTGAACCTGCTGACGGAGTGGAAGTGCTGGTTCAACATCTGGGCTACTTGCCACATGAGTACAAAATGGGAAG aacaaaaatattcatccGTCATCCCAGGACACTTTATGCCACAGAGGATGCTTATGAGAAATGCAAACATGAACTGG CAACACGACTCCAGGCCAAATACAAAGGATACAGAGCAAAGGGAGAattcaaaaaacagaaagaagccG CCACTAAGATTGAAACTTGTTGGAGAGGAGTGCAGGCaaggaaggagaaagagaagagagcCTGGGCTGTAAAAGTCATCAAGAA ATTTATCAAAGGTTACATGACCAGAGGACAAGCAAAAACCACGGACAACTCGGAGTACTTGGCCTTTGTGAGACAAAGTTACCTGAACAGACTTAAAGAAAAACTGCCAAAGACTGTTTTGGATAAAACCACTTGGCTAACTCCACCAGTTGTGCTGCAAGAG ACATCAGAGATCCTGCGTAAGCTTCACTACCGGCTTATGGTACGAAAGTATGTGAGAGGAATCACACCTCAGAAGAAAGCGCAG cTACAACTGAAGGCTACTGCCAGCTCCATCTTTAAAGGCCAAAAGGACAGTTATCCACAAAGTGTCGCTCAACCTTTCGTGGACACCAGAATCA GTGAACAAGAAGTAAACATGAGGGTTCTCCAGATGATCCGCAATGAGCATATTAAG taCAGCGTTCCAGTAATTAAGTATGACAGGAATGGCTTCAAACCAAGACCCAGACAGCTCATCCTCACCCAGACAGCTGCCTATGTAATAGAAGAAGCCAAGATCAAACAGAGAGTCCTGTACACGTCTCTCAAAG GGATTTCAGTCAGTAACTTGACTGATGACATCATTGTGTTCCACATAACATGTGAGGACCCTAAACAAAAG GGGGACCTCGTAATGCAGTGCAATcacttgtttgagtttttaacCAAACTTAGTGTcattgctaaaaaacaaaatgtgatcCAAGTGGTTAAGGGCAG TATCAAGATTGAAATCCAGGCAGGGAAAGAGAGTGCAGTGGACTTTACAACTGGGCAGGAACCAATGGTTTACAAGGCCAAGAACGGACACCTCATGGTG GTTGCCACCCGTGCAAGGACACGGTAA
- the kctd10 gene encoding BTB/POZ domain-containing adapter for CUL3-mediated RhoA degradation protein 3, whose translation MEEMSGESVVSSAVPAATTRTTSFKGSSPSSKYVKLNVGGALYYTTMQTLTKQDTMLKAMFSGRMEVLTDSEGWILIDRCGKHFGTILNYLRDGAVPLPDSRRETEELLAEAKYYLVQGLADECTAALQNKETYEPLCKVPLMTSSKEEQRLIATSNKPTVKLLYNRSNNKYSYTSNSDDNMLKNIELFDKLSLRFNGRVLFIKDVIGDEICCWSFYGQGRKIAEVCCTSIVYATEKKQTKVEFPEARIYEETLNILLYESHDGRGPDNALLEATGGAAGRSNHLDEDEERERIERVRRIHIKRPDDRTHHHQ comes from the exons ATG gaaGAGATGTCAGGAGAGAGTGTGGTGAGCTCGGCAGTGCCAGCAGCTACAACCAGGACTACATCCTTCAAAGGCTCCAGCCCGAGCTCTAAATATGTGAAATTAAATGTGGGTGGAGCTCTGTATTACACTACAATGCAAACACTAACCAAGCAGGACACGATGCTCAAAGCCATGTTCAGTGGCCGGATGGAGGTCCTCACAGATAGTGAAG GTTGGATTCTAATTGATCGCTGTGGGAAGCATTTCGGAACCATACTTAACTACCTTAGAGACGGGGCAGTTCCGCTTCCAGACAGCCGAAGGGAAACCGAGGAGCTGCTCGCTGAGGCCAAGTATTACCTTGTCCAAGGCCTAGCTGATGAATGTACAGCTGCCTTGCAG AACAAAGAAACTTATGAGCCCCTTTGTAAAGTGCCTCTGATGACATCATCTAAGGAAGAGCAGAGGCTCATTGCAACCTCTAATAAG CCTACCGTCAAACTGCTGTATAACAGGAGCAACAACAAATATTCATATACCAG CAACTCTGATGACAACATGCTAAAAAACATTGAGCTGTTTGACAAGCTGTCATTGCGGTTCAATGGGCGGGTGCTCTTCATCAAAGATGTGATTGGGGATGAGATCTGCTGCTGGTCGTTTTATGGCCAGGGGCGTAAAATTGCTGAAGTGTGTTGCACTTCTATTGTTTATGCCACAGAAAAGAAGCAGACAAAG GTTGAGTTCCCTGAAGCAAGAATCTATGAGGAGACCCTCAACATCCTTCTGTATGAGTCCCATGATGGTAGGGGTCCAGACAATGCTCTGCTGGAAGCCACAGGGGGTGCTGCAGGACGATCTAATCACctggatgaggatgaggagcgAGAACGAATCGAGCGAGTTCGTAGGATTCACATCAAACGACCTGATGACCGCACACATCACCACCAGTga